Proteins encoded within one genomic window of Ammonifex degensii KC4:
- a CDS encoding MTH1187 family thiamine-binding protein — protein sequence MVVAEISVVPLGTGSPSVGRYVAECVKIVRESGLKYEITAMGTLVEGELEEILELVRKMHLAPFAAGVQRVVTTVKIDERRDKELSLEGKVAAVKRELGES from the coding sequence GTGGTAGTGGCCGAGATTTCGGTGGTTCCTCTAGGAACGGGTTCGCCCAGCGTGGGGCGTTACGTCGCCGAGTGCGTGAAGATCGTCCGGGAAAGCGGCCTTAAGTACGAGATAACCGCCATGGGGACTTTGGTGGAGGGGGAGCTGGAGGAGATTCTAGAGTTGGTGCGGAAGATGCACTTGGCCCCCTTTGCGGCGGGAGTGCAGCGGGTGGTGACTACCGTGAAGATCGATGAGCGCCGGGACAAAGAACTCAGCCTGGAAGGCAAGGTGGCGGCAGTAAAGCGCGAGCTGGGGGAAAGCTAA
- a CDS encoding transcriptional regulator, with the protein MLSLATPLSEYFSYVNHRLPEEAWRVLRALGDGGRMNKEELSLMARVKRAVLDHVVMQLYALGLVDVTAEGKSKICSLTKLGEEFCSFYRSKWEELS; encoded by the coding sequence TTGCTGAGCCTGGCGACTCCTCTTTCCGAGTACTTCTCCTATGTCAACCACCGTCTCCCAGAAGAAGCCTGGCGGGTGCTGCGCGCCTTGGGCGACGGTGGGCGCATGAACAAAGAGGAGCTCTCGCTTATGGCCCGGGTGAAACGGGCGGTCCTGGATCACGTGGTGATGCAGCTTTACGCTTTGGGTTTGGTAGACGTGACCGCCGAGGGCAAGAGCAAGATTTGCAGCCTGACCAAGCTGGGCGAGGAATTTTGCTCCTTCTACCGCTCCAAGTGGGAAGAGTTAAGTTAG
- the rfbD gene encoding dTDP-4-dehydrorhamnose reductase: MRVLVTGAAGRLGRAMVKELEERGFDVIGLARQQLDITSRKAVAEVLREYRPRVVVNCAAYTDVDGAEEDPRRAFLVNGLAVKYLASLCAASEAKLVHISTDYVFDGEKGEPYHVYDPPRPINRYGESKYWGEAAIREEGGDYLIVRISWLFGTGRNFVSMILRLAETEGEIKVVEDQYGSPTYTPDAARAITDLILAGARGTFHVTNAGTASWYELACSAVRLAGIKANVIPCRSEDFPRPARRPRYTVLDPFPLKEYLGYSLPSWEDALERYLARR; this comes from the coding sequence GTGCGGGTGCTGGTAACGGGAGCCGCAGGACGCCTAGGGCGGGCGATGGTTAAAGAGTTGGAGGAACGCGGCTTTGACGTGATCGGGCTGGCGCGGCAGCAGCTAGATATAACTTCGCGCAAGGCGGTGGCGGAAGTCCTCAGGGAGTACCGGCCGCGGGTGGTGGTCAACTGCGCCGCTTACACCGATGTAGACGGGGCCGAGGAGGATCCCCGGCGGGCCTTTCTGGTAAACGGTCTAGCGGTTAAGTATTTGGCCTCTCTTTGCGCTGCCAGTGAGGCTAAGCTGGTACACATAAGCACCGACTATGTTTTCGACGGAGAAAAAGGGGAGCCTTACCACGTTTACGATCCTCCTCGCCCTATAAACCGCTACGGAGAGAGCAAATACTGGGGGGAGGCGGCGATAAGGGAGGAAGGCGGGGATTATCTGATCGTACGGATTAGCTGGCTTTTTGGCACCGGGCGCAATTTCGTGAGCATGATCTTGCGCTTGGCGGAAACCGAAGGAGAAATAAAAGTGGTAGAGGACCAGTACGGTTCTCCCACTTACACCCCCGATGCCGCCCGGGCCATCACCGACCTTATCTTGGCCGGAGCAAGGGGGACTTTTCACGTGACCAACGCGGGAACCGCCTCCTGGTACGAGCTGGCCTGCAGCGCCGTGCGCCTGGCGGGCATCAAGGCTAACGTCATCCCCTGTCGCAGCGAGGATTTTCCCCGTCCGGCCCGCCGCCCCCGCTACACGGTACTGGATCCCTTCCCGCTCAAAGAGTACCTGGGCTACAGCCTGCCTTCCTGGGAGGACGCTCTGGAACGGTACTTGGCTCGCCGTTAA